In Dyadobacter subterraneus, a single genomic region encodes these proteins:
- a CDS encoding glycoside hydrolase family 5 protein: MYRRTFIKNTALVTALGIVVPETFAAPKAKNKLPKWKGFNLLDFFSPDPKPDRRLTVEEHFKWMHDWGFDFVRLPMAYPSYIKFDRSKNITPAEVYNIDEPSVEKIEKLVFLAHKYNMHVSLNLHRAPGYCVNAGFHEPYNLWTDHEALNAFCFHWNMWAKRFKNTSSKLISFDLLNEPSLREDMNDQLSKRSSVPGAIYRKVAIAASEAIRKENPKHLIIADGNDVGSTVIPEITDLDIGQSCRGYHPGVISHYKAPWANKDPEHLPDPKWPGQVGNQYLSREMLEKYYKPWIDLVNQGVGVHCGECGSWNKTPHDVFLAWFGDVLDILSSNGIGFSLWEFIGDFGVLDSKRTDVAYEDFHGHKLDRKLLNLMLKY; the protein is encoded by the coding sequence ATGTACAGAAGAACATTCATTAAAAATACCGCGCTGGTTACAGCACTTGGTATAGTAGTTCCAGAAACCTTTGCTGCACCAAAAGCCAAAAACAAATTGCCAAAGTGGAAAGGATTTAATTTGCTCGACTTTTTTTCTCCCGATCCCAAGCCAGATCGCCGTCTTACTGTTGAGGAACATTTCAAATGGATGCACGATTGGGGTTTTGATTTCGTGAGGTTGCCGATGGCTTATCCTTCCTATATTAAATTTGACAGAAGCAAAAATATAACCCCGGCAGAAGTTTATAATATTGATGAGCCCTCTGTTGAAAAGATAGAAAAACTGGTTTTTCTTGCCCATAAGTATAATATGCACGTGAGCCTTAACCTGCACAGAGCACCGGGTTATTGTGTAAACGCAGGTTTTCATGAGCCTTATAATCTCTGGACAGACCATGAAGCTTTGAATGCTTTTTGCTTTCACTGGAATATGTGGGCAAAACGTTTTAAAAATACCTCCTCCAAACTGATCAGTTTCGATCTGTTAAATGAGCCAAGTCTGAGAGAAGATATGAACGACCAGCTTTCCAAAAGAAGCTCAGTCCCCGGTGCTATTTACAGGAAAGTGGCAATTGCAGCTTCGGAAGCTATACGGAAGGAAAATCCCAAGCATTTAATTATTGCAGATGGAAATGATGTTGGATCAACCGTTATTCCGGAAATTACGGATTTGGACATTGGTCAGAGTTGTCGTGGTTATCACCCAGGCGTTATATCTCACTATAAAGCACCCTGGGCTAACAAGGATCCTGAACATCTACCAGATCCAAAATGGCCGGGACAGGTAGGAAATCAATATCTGAGCCGTGAAATGCTGGAAAAATATTATAAGCCGTGGATTGATCTGGTCAATCAGGGCGTAGGCGTGCACTGCGGTGAATGCGGAAGCTGGAATAAAACACCGCATGACGTTTTTCTGGCCTGGTTTGGTGATGTGCTGGATATACTGTCATCCAACGGAATTGGTTTTTCGTTATGGGAATTTATTGGGGATTTTGGAGTCCTGGATTCAAAAAGAACTGACGTGGCTTATGAGGATTTTCATGGCCATAAACTTGACAGGAAATTATTGAACCTGATGTTGAAGTATTGA